The following proteins are encoded in a genomic region of Methanoculleus bourgensis MS2:
- a CDS encoding FmdE family protein, which translates to MCSTAQKDSRPADRHDRFAEVVRFHGHTCPGLALGYRAAETALERLRSGRAEDEELVTIAETDACGVDAIQVLTGCTVGKGNLFFKDYGKHAFTFISRRTGDAVRITGNPSFDTDTLDPGLASLRTRVMQGQVPDEEWAEYRRRTDRLVEAILDLPAETLFSIQDLNVEIPERARIFRSVPCEKCGELTAESRVRVEDGKFVCRACSKEYSRRW; encoded by the coding sequence ATGTGTAGCACCGCACAGAAAGACAGCAGGCCGGCAGACAGACACGACCGGTTCGCCGAAGTAGTCAGGTTCCACGGCCACACCTGCCCCGGCCTCGCGCTGGGGTACCGGGCGGCCGAGACCGCGCTTGAACGGCTCCGCTCAGGCCGGGCCGAGGACGAGGAACTCGTCACCATCGCCGAGACCGACGCCTGTGGCGTCGATGCCATCCAGGTCCTGACGGGATGCACCGTCGGGAAGGGAAACCTCTTCTTTAAGGACTACGGCAAGCACGCCTTCACGTTCATCAGTCGCCGGACAGGCGACGCCGTCCGGATCACCGGAAACCCGTCATTCGACACCGATACGCTCGATCCCGGTCTTGCGTCGCTCCGGACGCGGGTGATGCAGGGCCAGGTCCCCGACGAGGAGTGGGCCGAGTACCGCAGGCGTACAGACCGGCTCGTCGAGGCAATCCTCGACCTGCCTGCCGAGACCCTCTTCTCCATCCAGGATCTCAATGTCGAGATCCCGGAGCGGGCCCGGATATTCCGGTCGGTGCCGTGCGAAAAATGCGGTGAGCTGACCGCAGAGTCCCGGGTCAGGGTCGAGGACGGCAAGTTCGTCTGCCGCGCCTGCTCGAAGGAATACTCCCGGCGCTGGTGA
- the eif1A gene encoding translation initiation factor eIF-1A: MTEPTKRKPEPKGGDGGEEIIRVRLPNKRNREMFGSAELMLGANHIRIRCFDGVTRIGRIKGKIKKKVWIREGDILIVVPWSFQDEKCDIIYRYTRPQVEWLRRNRYL; encoded by the coding sequence CTGACTGAGCCTACAAAGCGCAAACCCGAACCCAAAGGAGGGGACGGGGGAGAGGAGATCATCCGCGTGCGCCTGCCGAACAAGAGGAACCGGGAGATGTTTGGCAGCGCTGAACTGATGCTGGGCGCAAACCACATCAGGATCCGCTGTTTCGACGGGGTGACCCGCATCGGGCGGATCAAAGGCAAGATCAAGAAGAAGGTCTGGATCCGGGAGGGGGATATCCTGATCGTCGTTCCCTGGAGTTTCCAGGACGAGAAGTGCGATATCATATACCGCTACACGAGGCCTCAGGTGGAGTGGCTCCGGAGGAACCGGTATCTCTGA
- a CDS encoding metallophosphoesterase: MLPKVPSTKYLALFILILLPSMTGYMAWEARTVDVTVLEIEGAPEGIIYITDPHVRASNIDHVQMVIREVNRLNPSLVLIGGDFATGDETGFASQSVWRSLDAPAYAVLGNHDYRVGTDAPTGLERLFAVRTSADVTAAGYDLSALKDGSADTAFADGLTATLEENGVHVLRNEYARISAGDGEVVIVGVDDGWAGMADPPDVPATDAFTVYLIHEPSCRADWDADLILAGHTHGGQFLFPVIDQLNDHGVVELAGMFDTNGTPTYVSRGVCSASFAGVDLRFNCRPEIVLINPTEEQLQVIGGST, translated from the coding sequence GTGCTCCCTAAGGTTCCTTCCACAAAATATCTGGCCCTCTTCATACTCATCCTGCTCCCCTCCATGACCGGCTACATGGCCTGGGAGGCAAGGACGGTCGATGTGACCGTCCTCGAGATCGAGGGAGCTCCTGAAGGTATTATCTATATCACCGACCCCCACGTCAGGGCGTCCAACATCGACCATGTCCAGATGGTTATCAGGGAGGTCAACCGCTTAAACCCGTCCCTCGTCCTGATCGGCGGCGACTTTGCCACCGGCGATGAGACCGGCTTTGCCTCCCAGTCAGTCTGGCGCTCGCTTGACGCACCGGCCTACGCCGTGCTCGGGAACCACGACTACCGGGTGGGAACCGATGCCCCGACCGGCCTTGAGAGGCTGTTTGCCGTCCGCACGTCTGCCGACGTCACCGCTGCCGGGTACGACCTCTCGGCCCTGAAGGACGGTTCCGCCGACACCGCGTTTGCCGACGGGCTCACCGCGACGCTGGAGGAGAACGGCGTGCACGTCCTCAGGAACGAGTACGCCCGGATCTCTGCCGGGGACGGAGAGGTTGTCATCGTCGGCGTCGACGACGGGTGGGCCGGGATGGCAGACCCACCGGACGTGCCGGCAACCGATGCGTTCACCGTCTACCTCATCCACGAGCCCTCCTGCAGGGCCGACTGGGACGCCGACCTCATCCTCGCCGGCCACACCCACGGCGGCCAGTTCCTCTTCCCGGTCATCGACCAGTTGAACGACCACGGCGTCGTCGAGCTTGCAGGGATGTTTGATACAAACGGAACGCCGACCTACGTCTCCCGGGGCGTCTGCAGCGCGAGCTTTGCCGGGGTGGACCTCCGGTTCAACTGCCGGCCCGAGATCGTTCTGATCAACCCGACCGAGGAGCAGCTCCAGGTTATCGGCGGGTCCACCTGA
- a CDS encoding class I SAM-dependent methyltransferase has protein sequence MRREQWCLAVPKREAEQTRRRLLEEGLLDRRLKPRPEGDAVLLPVTEEVAGAVRCGFEPVPEQVVLPRHELVGGIAIMQDDDPEAARVLLASRPSLHTVLFPESPVEGEYRTRRFAVLAGIPTTRTRVTEYGLRFDVDLALAYFSARLATERQRILEDMEEGERVLDMFAGVGPFAITLARKAGIVVAADLNPAAVHLLVHNIALNRAANVIPMLADAAHLARLGFAPFDRIIMNLPMAAPQFLATAAGLCRGGGTIHLYALQEEEGEYLPLIRAVTSGEVTERVVRTYSPGKWHAVYDITVKKEGC, from the coding sequence GTGCGAAGAGAACAGTGGTGCCTTGCGGTGCCGAAACGAGAGGCCGAGCAGACACGGCGACGGCTGCTTGAAGAAGGGCTCCTCGACCGGCGCTTAAAGCCGCGCCCCGAGGGGGACGCCGTCCTGCTTCCGGTGACGGAAGAGGTCGCAGGCGCCGTCCGGTGCGGTTTCGAGCCCGTGCCGGAACAGGTCGTTCTCCCCCGCCACGAACTCGTGGGCGGGATCGCCATCATGCAGGACGACGACCCGGAGGCCGCCCGGGTGTTGCTTGCGTCCCGGCCGTCGCTGCACACAGTGCTCTTCCCGGAGAGCCCGGTCGAGGGGGAGTACCGCACCCGCCGGTTCGCCGTCCTCGCCGGGATCCCCACCACCCGCACCCGGGTGACCGAGTACGGGCTCCGCTTCGACGTGGACCTTGCGCTCGCCTACTTCTCGGCCCGGCTCGCCACCGAGCGGCAGCGGATCCTCGAAGATATGGAGGAGGGGGAGCGGGTGCTCGATATGTTCGCCGGCGTCGGGCCGTTCGCGATCACCCTCGCACGCAAGGCAGGGATCGTTGTTGCCGCGGACCTCAACCCCGCCGCGGTCCACCTCCTGGTCCACAACATAGCGCTCAACCGGGCAGCAAACGTCATCCCAATGCTCGCTGACGCCGCGCACCTCGCCCGGCTCGGTTTCGCCCCCTTCGACCGGATCATCATGAACCTCCCCATGGCCGCGCCGCAGTTCCTCGCGACGGCCGCAGGGCTCTGCCGGGGTGGCGGGACGATCCACCTCTACGCGCTCCAGGAAGAGGAGGGCGAGTACCTCCCCCTGATCCGGGCCGTCACCTCCGGGGAGGTCACCGAACGAGTGGTCAGGACCTACTCGCCCGGGAAGTGGCACGCGGTCTATGATATTACCGTGAAAAAAGAGGGATGCTGA
- a CDS encoding restriction endonuclease — translation MSAPVVSITWGYDNERYSYPANERSYLMKYVTKADGSLQPFDRGKVRRTLRNMGLGAEDADRIAAEIEEAVPDGVKTAAVFRMIRTRASAVRPAVAHRTNLRRALALIRPKPDFEEFVRVLLREHGYQVETGCVLAGRCGEHEVDAIAQKDGVTTFVEVKHHRSYHRMTGLDEGRIARAIVEDLQEGFRSGRCTVAIDNALIVCNTKLSEHAKRYATCRGIGHIGWDYPEEQNLKAMIQETQSYPVTIVAGVNPSIATRLATGGFLTAKQVAYGDATAISRAAGIPLREVLLIAGRARAILEP, via the coding sequence GTGTCGGCGCCCGTCGTCTCGATCACGTGGGGATACGACAACGAACGCTATTCATACCCGGCGAACGAGAGATCGTATCTGATGAAATACGTCACGAAGGCCGACGGCAGCCTGCAGCCGTTCGACCGGGGGAAGGTGCGGCGGACGCTCAGGAACATGGGCCTCGGGGCGGAGGATGCCGACCGGATCGCCGCGGAGATCGAGGAGGCGGTACCGGATGGGGTGAAGACGGCCGCGGTCTTCCGGATGATCCGCACCCGGGCCAGTGCCGTCCGCCCCGCCGTCGCGCACCGGACCAACCTCAGAAGAGCCCTCGCCCTCATCCGCCCGAAACCTGACTTCGAGGAGTTCGTGCGGGTCCTCCTCCGGGAGCACGGCTACCAGGTGGAGACCGGGTGCGTCCTTGCCGGGCGGTGCGGGGAGCACGAGGTGGATGCCATCGCGCAGAAAGACGGCGTAACCACGTTCGTCGAGGTGAAGCATCACCGGAGTTATCACCGGATGACCGGGCTTGACGAAGGGCGGATCGCCCGGGCGATCGTCGAGGACCTCCAGGAGGGGTTCCGGTCCGGGAGGTGTACCGTCGCCATTGATAATGCCCTGATCGTCTGCAACACCAAACTCTCGGAGCACGCGAAACGCTACGCGACCTGCCGCGGAATCGGGCATATCGGGTGGGACTACCCGGAGGAGCAGAACCTGAAGGCGATGATCCAGGAGACGCAGTCCTACCCGGTCACCATCGTTGCGGGGGTGAACCCCTCGATCGCCACACGGCTGGCCACTGGAGGGTTCCTCACGGCAAAGCAGGTCGCTTACGGCGATGCTACAGCCATCTCGCGCGCCGCGGGTATCCCCCTCCGGGAGGTGCTGCTGATCGCCGGACGGGCACGTGCCATCCTTGAACCGTGA
- the hmgA gene encoding hydroxymethylglutaryl-CoA reductase (NADPH): protein MDEYIRRLKEGSLKLYALEKELPPEEAVRVRRTFIEGETGTRLPAVGSFSIGIDRVVKRNIENMIGTVQVPLGVAGPLKVNGEYAAGSCYLPLATTEGALVASVNRGCSLITRAGGADVRIMRDGMTRAPVFAARDVVHAQKVVAWVEGHTPEIREVAESTTKHGEFLDVVTYVAGTSVFVRLEFDTKDAMGMNMVTIASQKVGELIERETGARLVALSGNMCTDKKPAAINLVRGRGKTVVAGVRLTDAMIADLLKTDAETLTAVNYRKNLVGSARAASFGFNAHAANVIAAIFIACGQDAAHVVEGSSAITTVDRVDGGVYVSVTLPSLPVGTVGGGTGVDTQRECLAMLGVAGGGDPPGTHAKAFAEVVAAGVLAGELSLLGALAAQHLARAHKDLGRG, encoded by the coding sequence ATGGATGAGTATATCAGGAGGCTGAAAGAGGGCTCCCTCAAACTCTACGCGCTCGAGAAGGAACTCCCGCCGGAGGAGGCGGTCCGGGTGCGGCGGACGTTCATCGAGGGCGAGACCGGGACCCGTCTCCCCGCCGTGGGGTCGTTCTCCATCGGGATTGACCGGGTGGTGAAGCGTAACATCGAGAACATGATCGGCACGGTGCAGGTGCCGCTCGGTGTTGCAGGACCGCTCAAGGTGAACGGGGAGTACGCCGCCGGGTCCTGCTACCTCCCGCTGGCGACGACCGAGGGGGCGCTTGTTGCGTCGGTGAACCGCGGGTGCTCCCTGATCACGCGGGCGGGGGGTGCGGATGTGCGGATCATGCGGGACGGGATGACCCGGGCGCCGGTCTTTGCCGCCCGCGACGTTGTCCACGCCCAAAAGGTGGTCGCCTGGGTCGAGGGGCACACCCCTGAGATCCGGGAGGTCGCGGAGAGTACCACGAAGCACGGGGAGTTCCTGGACGTCGTCACCTACGTGGCCGGGACGAGCGTCTTCGTCCGCCTGGAGTTCGATACGAAGGACGCCATGGGCATGAACATGGTGACGATCGCAAGCCAGAAGGTGGGTGAACTCATCGAGCGGGAGACCGGGGCACGCCTGGTTGCCCTCTCGGGAAACATGTGCACCGACAAGAAACCAGCGGCGATCAACCTGGTCAGGGGTCGGGGGAAGACCGTGGTTGCGGGAGTGCGGCTCACCGATGCGATGATCGCCGACCTCTTGAAGACCGATGCCGAGACCCTCACCGCGGTTAACTACCGGAAGAACCTGGTAGGCTCGGCCCGGGCGGCCTCGTTCGGGTTCAACGCCCATGCGGCGAACGTCATCGCCGCCATCTTCATCGCCTGCGGGCAGGACGCCGCCCACGTCGTTGAGGGGAGCAGCGCAATCACCACCGTCGACCGGGTGGACGGCGGGGTCTACGTCTCGGTCACCCTCCCGTCGCTCCCGGTGGGGACGGTCGGCGGCGGCACTGGGGTCGATACCCAGCGGGAGTGCCTTGCGATGCTCGGCGTCGCCGGGGGCGGTGACCCGCCGGGCACCCACGCAAAGGCGTTTGCTGAGGTCGTCGCCGCCGGGGTGCTCGCCGGTGAGCTCTCCCTCCTCGGCGCCCTCGCGGCCCAGCACCTGGCCCGTGCGCACAAGGACCTCGGCCGGGGGTAG
- a CDS encoding DUF7288 family protein, which produces MVMNDTGQLYTMEGVAAGLIMLLTAYIVISTTSIYTTGDTHIPDMQLEQLGSDVLAMMDTPNSVGGESQLVRLVNKDRGNEFEKTFLKYCNARTSGDDDNLHMSANVTYREGDLIKEHPFVEPPDDGSWTGRESAVRVTRWVQLDQNSPSRDPYGSRAQAVLVEVLLWRA; this is translated from the coding sequence ATGGTGATGAACGATACGGGGCAGCTCTACACGATGGAGGGTGTCGCGGCAGGGCTCATCATGCTCCTGACCGCGTATATCGTCATCAGCACGACGAGCATCTACACCACCGGGGATACGCACATCCCGGATATGCAGCTTGAGCAGCTCGGGAGTGACGTGCTCGCGATGATGGATACACCTAATAGTGTGGGTGGGGAGAGCCAGCTGGTCAGATTGGTCAATAAAGATAGAGGCAACGAATTCGAGAAGACATTCCTAAAATACTGCAACGCAAGGACAAGCGGCGATGACGACAACTTGCACATGAGTGCAAACGTTACCTACCGGGAAGGGGATTTGATTAAAGAGCACCCGTTCGTTGAACCACCTGATGACGGCTCCTGGACGGGAAGGGAGTCTGCCGTGCGGGTAACCCGGTGGGTGCAACTAGACCAGAACTCCCCTTCGAGGGATCCCTATGGATCAAGAGCCCAGGCCGTCCTCGTGGAGGTGCTCTTATGGCGCGCATGA
- a CDS encoding DUF1015 domain-containing protein yields the protein MVQIYRFAAVRPGQQYSEKIPSVPYDVVTAEEARECIEKNPLSFLRVSRPDAELPDIAPNDDRVYQRAREVFDAMLADGRMQRDPEPGMYVYRAVQDGEEFIGLVCCVATEDYENRRIRRHELTRYDKEEDRTRHIDTVGANTGLVFLLYRDPGEIFPSIRSLIDGAEPDGSTTTGQGVLHQVYRVTDDAALSRLEELFSAVPETYIADGHHRAKSAVNVAERRRSEGRFTEEAGKFMVVLFAHDRVRIHGYSRLVADLGDYTLPGFIGALLKAGWNVRPYGEIDTSGYQVPPLATTDAPMHVMHFYLEKTWYEVSRPVADPADLVGSLDVSVLQKEILEGMLGITDPRGDPRLHYMGGAKPLSGLERLVDSGEYALAIAMQPVAVETVLAIADADGVMPPKSTWFEPKLLSGLVVHTID from the coding sequence ATGGTTCAGATCTATCGTTTTGCTGCGGTCCGTCCGGGACAGCAATACTCCGAAAAAATTCCCTCCGTGCCGTACGATGTCGTGACGGCAGAGGAGGCCCGGGAATGTATCGAGAAGAATCCGCTGAGTTTCCTGCGCGTCAGCCGGCCTGACGCCGAACTCCCGGACATCGCCCCGAACGATGACCGGGTCTACCAGCGGGCGCGGGAGGTCTTCGATGCCATGCTTGCCGACGGCCGGATGCAGCGCGACCCCGAGCCCGGGATGTACGTCTACCGGGCCGTCCAGGACGGTGAAGAGTTCATCGGGCTGGTCTGCTGCGTGGCGACGGAGGATTACGAGAACCGGCGGATCCGGCGGCACGAACTCACCCGATACGACAAGGAGGAAGACCGGACCCGGCACATCGACACTGTCGGCGCAAACACCGGCCTCGTCTTCCTGCTCTACCGTGACCCCGGCGAGATCTTCCCCAGCATCCGCTCCCTCATCGACGGGGCGGAGCCTGACGGAAGCACCACAACCGGCCAGGGGGTGCTCCACCAGGTCTACCGGGTCACCGATGATGCGGCGCTCTCGCGCCTTGAAGAACTCTTCTCTGCCGTGCCGGAGACCTACATTGCAGACGGTCACCACCGGGCCAAGTCGGCGGTGAACGTGGCCGAGCGGCGGAGGAGCGAAGGACGGTTCACCGAAGAGGCGGGGAAGTTCATGGTGGTCCTCTTTGCCCACGACCGCGTCCGCATCCACGGCTACAGCCGGCTTGTTGCGGACCTCGGCGACTACACCCTCCCGGGATTCATCGGTGCCCTCTTAAAGGCGGGCTGGAACGTCCGGCCCTACGGGGAGATCGACACCTCAGGCTACCAGGTCCCGCCGCTCGCGACCACTGATGCGCCGATGCACGTCATGCACTTCTACCTGGAGAAGACCTGGTACGAGGTCTCCCGACCGGTTGCAGACCCGGCCGACCTTGTCGGGTCGCTGGACGTCTCGGTGCTGCAGAAGGAGATCCTCGAAGGGATGCTCGGCATCACCGATCCCAGGGGCGACCCGAGGCTCCACTACATGGGCGGGGCAAAACCGCTCTCCGGGCTTGAGCGCCTCGTGGACTCCGGTGAGTATGCTCTCGCGATAGCCATGCAGCCGGTAGCGGTCGAGACAGTGCTTGCGATCGCGGACGCGGATGGCGTCATGCCCCCGAAGTCCACCTGGTTCGAGCCAAAACTCCTCTCAGGGCTCGTCGTCCACACAATCGACTAA
- a CDS encoding Zn-ribbon domain-containing OB-fold protein: protein MSVSRFWRKIPQRYNLIGTQCTNCGRYFFPPRSLCPDCRRSGNIVDHKFNGEGTVVTYTVIRSASDQFENTTPYVLAIVELDEGPRLTAQVACSPEEAKIGMRVRSVFRRVTADGESGTIHYGTKFVPVE, encoded by the coding sequence ATGTCGGTATCACGGTTCTGGAGAAAGATCCCGCAGCGGTATAACCTTATCGGGACGCAGTGCACGAACTGCGGGCGCTACTTCTTCCCGCCCCGGTCGCTCTGCCCCGACTGCCGGAGGAGCGGCAATATCGTCGACCACAAGTTCAACGGCGAGGGAACGGTCGTCACCTACACGGTGATTCGGTCGGCAAGCGACCAGTTCGAGAACACCACTCCGTACGTTCTCGCGATTGTCGAGCTCGACGAGGGGCCGAGGCTCACCGCCCAGGTCGCCTGCTCACCCGAGGAGGCGAAGATCGGGATGCGGGTAAGAAGCGTCTTCCGCCGGGTGACGGCGGACGGCGAGAGCGGTACCATCCACTACGGCACGAAGTTCGTGCCGGTGGAGTGA
- the hisG gene encoding ATP phosphoribosyltransferase: MITIALPKGSLEAQTFQLFKEADLEVRRTDRDYNPRINDPRIGKVKILRPQEIPLYVQMGYFDLGISGLDWVQESGADVAEVANLSYSKTGDGNVKIVVAVHRDEPIDDVTAIRPGSRVTTEYPRITERFFNEIEVPVRLFASYGASEAKVPDLMDVVVDLTETGSTLKKNGLKIIGQIMESHTALLANHESLRDPEKRKAIEEITTLLLGVIEARHQALLTMNVPSAALDRVIEVLPAMKKPTVSRLHGIDYFSIQTVVQKGLVNGLIPHLKDAGAEDILEIPIAKIVR; encoded by the coding sequence ATGATCACGATTGCTCTTCCCAAGGGAAGCCTTGAAGCGCAGACGTTCCAGCTCTTCAAGGAGGCAGACCTCGAGGTCAGGCGGACCGACCGCGACTACAACCCCCGCATCAACGACCCGAGGATCGGGAAGGTGAAGATCCTCCGCCCGCAGGAGATCCCGCTCTACGTCCAGATGGGCTACTTCGACCTCGGGATATCGGGGCTTGACTGGGTCCAGGAGAGCGGCGCCGACGTCGCCGAGGTCGCAAACCTCTCCTACAGCAAGACCGGCGACGGGAACGTGAAGATCGTGGTCGCGGTCCACCGCGACGAGCCGATCGACGACGTCACCGCTATTCGGCCCGGCAGCCGGGTGACGACCGAGTATCCCCGGATCACGGAGCGGTTCTTCAACGAGATCGAGGTTCCCGTCAGGCTCTTTGCCTCCTACGGCGCGTCGGAGGCAAAGGTTCCCGACCTGATGGACGTCGTCGTCGACCTCACCGAGACCGGGAGCACGCTCAAGAAGAACGGGTTAAAGATCATCGGCCAGATCATGGAGTCGCATACCGCGCTCCTCGCGAACCACGAGTCCCTCCGGGACCCGGAGAAGCGAAAGGCGATCGAGGAGATCACGACGCTTCTCCTCGGCGTGATCGAGGCGCGCCACCAGGCGCTCCTGACGATGAACGTGCCGTCGGCGGCGCTCGACCGGGTCATTGAGGTCCTCCCCGCGATGAAGAAGCCCACCGTCAGCAGGCTGCACGGCATCGACTACTTCAGTATCCAGACGGTGGTGCAGAAAGGGCTTGTCAACGGTCTCATCCCGCACCTGAAGGATGCGGGCGCCGAGGATATCCTCGAGATCCCGATCGCAAAAATTGTGCGGTGA
- the rimI gene encoding ribosomal protein S18-alanine N-acetyltransferase has translation MMPLQLTIRRAQPADIPQIVAIERIAFIDPWDERTLRESLALYPDTFFVAQSNGDLAGFVAAGLEDTGDELYGHIMNIAVAPEYRRRGIGKRLIRRLEKEFMLAGASGVQLEVRITNTGAQEFYRRLGYREVFQIACYYANEEDALVMMKWFRF, from the coding sequence ATGATGCCGCTTCAACTCACTATTCGCAGGGCGCAGCCCGCAGACATTCCGCAGATAGTTGCCATCGAGAGGATAGCGTTCATCGATCCCTGGGATGAGAGGACGCTCCGGGAGTCGCTCGCCCTCTACCCGGATACGTTCTTTGTAGCCCAGAGCAACGGGGATCTGGCCGGGTTCGTCGCCGCGGGCCTTGAGGATACCGGCGACGAACTCTATGGGCATATCATGAACATCGCGGTCGCCCCCGAATACCGGCGCCGCGGGATCGGGAAGCGGCTCATCCGCCGCCTGGAGAAGGAGTTTATGCTTGCTGGCGCAAGTGGGGTCCAGCTGGAGGTCCGGATCACCAACACCGGGGCGCAGGAGTTCTACCGGCGTCTCGGTTACCGGGAGGTCTTCCAGATCGCCTGCTACTACGCGAATGAGGAAGACGCCCTGGTGATGATGAAGTGGTTCCGGTTTTAA
- a CDS encoding thiolase domain-containing protein, with protein sequence MRDVAVIGVGCTEFGEHWSTSFRDLFVKAGTLALEDAGVSGEKLDALYVGNMSAGRFVEQEHIGALIADYAGLASNHVPSTRVEAACASGGLAFRQAVIAVASGMEDVVVAAGVEKMTDVGTGASVDMLASAADREWEGFAGATFPGLYAMIANDYMHRYPLTREQLAEVAVKNHENGSKNPIAQFRNRITVDTVLSSSLVADPLRLFDCSPITDGAAAVVVVPLERAHEFTDSPVKVLASAQASDTIALHDRRDISTLDATVAAGKRAFARAGLTHKDIDLVEVHDCFTIAEICAIEDLGFCKKGEAGRLTAEGATALNGDLPVNTSGGLKACGHPVGATGIKQICEVVTQLRGEAAGRQVDAEVGMAHNVGGTGATVVVHILGA encoded by the coding sequence ATGAGAGACGTAGCAGTAATCGGAGTCGGGTGCACGGAGTTCGGGGAGCACTGGAGCACCTCGTTCCGCGACCTCTTCGTCAAGGCAGGAACCCTGGCGCTTGAGGATGCCGGGGTCTCGGGCGAGAAACTTGACGCCCTCTACGTGGGGAACATGAGCGCGGGCAGGTTCGTCGAGCAGGAGCACATCGGGGCTCTCATCGCGGATTACGCCGGGCTCGCCAGCAACCATGTCCCCTCGACCAGGGTGGAGGCGGCCTGCGCCTCCGGCGGGCTTGCCTTCCGGCAGGCGGTGATCGCGGTCGCAAGCGGCATGGAGGACGTTGTGGTCGCTGCGGGTGTTGAGAAGATGACCGATGTCGGGACCGGGGCGAGCGTGGATATGCTTGCGAGCGCCGCGGACCGCGAGTGGGAGGGGTTCGCCGGGGCGACCTTTCCCGGGCTCTACGCCATGATCGCAAACGACTACATGCACCGCTACCCGCTCACCCGCGAGCAGCTTGCAGAGGTTGCGGTGAAGAACCACGAGAACGGTTCGAAGAACCCGATCGCGCAGTTCAGGAACCGCATCACGGTTGATACGGTCCTCTCCTCCTCATTGGTCGCCGACCCCCTGCGGCTCTTCGACTGCTCGCCGATCACCGACGGTGCGGCGGCGGTCGTGGTGGTGCCGCTCGAGCGCGCCCACGAGTTCACCGATTCACCGGTCAAGGTGCTTGCGAGCGCCCAGGCGAGCGACACCATCGCGCTCCACGACCGGCGGGACATCTCCACCCTGGACGCCACCGTGGCGGCAGGGAAACGGGCGTTTGCGCGGGCAGGCCTCACTCACAAGGACATCGACCTCGTCGAGGTCCACGACTGCTTCACGATCGCCGAGATATGCGCGATTGAAGACCTCGGGTTCTGCAAGAAGGGCGAGGCTGGGAGGCTCACCGCGGAAGGGGCCACTGCTCTCAACGGTGACCTCCCCGTGAACACGAGCGGCGGCCTGAAGGCCTGTGGCCACCCGGTCGGCGCGACCGGGATCAAGCAGATCTGCGAGGTTGTCACCCAGCTCCGCGGCGAGGCCGCGGGCAGGCAGGTGGACGCGGAGGTCGGTATGGCTCATAACGTCGGCGGCACCGGCGCGACGGTCGTCGTGCACATCCTGGGGGCGTAA
- a CDS encoding DUF7289 family protein, which translates to MTVKINDKAVSEAIGFILILGLVLTGIGLVTLYGYPVLVKEQSSTDVKNMERAMIVIQNDMKSLCFKNVPYKESTLQVSGGTLEVIDASSYQGSIEISIGGSHVKQFSPGALIYRSDRSTEVITLENGAVMTRQEGATGSAMLAEPRWFCDVDPTTNPPTKTFVIYLMNITTDEPMAKSGMATVRMSLEKTNTQPYTPAGDVKVTYNEDTNNDHSVAWENYLTGSSLDMSRSGGTYTMSGVNKIVIKEYEIKILGI; encoded by the coding sequence ATGACCGTGAAGATAAATGATAAGGCGGTTTCAGAGGCGATCGGGTTTATCCTGATCCTGGGGCTCGTGCTCACCGGCATCGGCCTGGTTACGCTCTACGGCTACCCCGTACTTGTAAAAGAGCAGAGCAGCACCGACGTGAAGAACATGGAGCGGGCGATGATTGTCATCCAGAACGATATGAAGAGCCTCTGCTTCAAGAACGTGCCCTACAAGGAGTCAACACTGCAGGTGAGCGGGGGGACACTTGAGGTGATCGACGCTAGCAGTTATCAGGGCTCAATTGAGATCTCGATTGGTGGGAGTCACGTTAAGCAGTTCTCCCCCGGCGCACTGATCTACCGGTCCGACCGTAGCACCGAGGTGATCACCCTCGAGAACGGTGCGGTGATGACACGCCAGGAGGGGGCGACAGGTTCGGCGATGCTCGCCGAGCCGCGGTGGTTCTGCGACGTCGACCCGACAACAAACCCGCCCACAAAGACGTTCGTCATCTACCTCATGAACATCACTACCGATGAACCGATGGCGAAGTCAGGGATGGCGACGGTGAGGATGAGCCTGGAAAAGACGAATACGCAGCCATACACACCTGCCGGCGATGTCAAGGTCACATACAACGAAGACACCAATAACGACCATTCCGTGGCATGGGAGAACTACCTGACCGGCAGTTCGCTGGATATGAGCCGTTCAGGCGGCACCTATACCATGTCAGGGGTAAACAAAATCGTCATAAAAGAGTACGAGATCAAAATCCTCGGCATCTAA